The nucleotide window GGACAACTCCGGCGTGTATCCCATGGGCCGGACAAACGCGCAGGGTATCTTCAACCAAACTACGCCCATTGCTCCCTCCGAGGCCAAGCCCGGCGACATTATCTTTTTCACCGGCACCTACGACAGTTCCGGGCCGGTATCTCATGTCGGAATTTATGTAGGCGACAACATGATGATACACTGCGCCAGCGGCGGCGTGCAGTACGCGCGGATGGACACCAAGTATTGGACACAGCATTTTTATGCCTTTGGCAGACTTCCTCTTTAAGAAAGGAGAGGCTATGAACCCGAAAATTGCAAAAATCAACGCCGAGATCGACAAGACCAAAGCGAAAATCTCCGAATTTCAAACCCGCTTGCGGGAGCTTGAACGGCAGCGAACCGAGATTGAGAACACCGAAATCGTTGAGCTGGTACGTGGCGTGGACGCCACACCCCAGGAGCTGGCCGCGTTCATCCGGGCGTTCCGTGAGCAAAGCGGGACGCCCTCATTATTACAAAAACAGGAGGATCATCAAGATGAATAAGAAGAAATCCCGCTTTTTTATTACGTTGCTGGCCGTCATGCTTTGTATGACGGCTTTTTCATCCGTCGCTTACGCGAGCGGCGGGCCGGAAACCGAGGAACCTGTCACAACGGCTACGCCCGCGCCCAGCGAAACGC belongs to Oscillospiraceae bacterium CM and includes:
- a CDS encoding DUF4315 family protein; amino-acid sequence: MNPKIAKINAEIDKTKAKISEFQTRLRELERQRTEIENTEIVELVRGVDATPQELAAFIRAFREQSGTPSLLQKQEDHQDE